A stretch of Geomonas oryzisoli DNA encodes these proteins:
- a CDS encoding methyl-accepting chemotaxis protein, with protein MTREFEAERDRLVEKNDWFRAIIDAVPFPVHVTDNDMNWTFMNKPFETLLVREGRIKDRDSAVGLACSNAAANICNNEGCGIRQLHKGVNESFFTWCGSECKQDTAFLLNSKGEKIGFVETVTDLTAIIRNRDYTQAEVERMAGNLTRLALGNLDLDLAVAEADQHTAVARENFLKINDSLAKVKDAVGAMIVDTETLVNSALAGDFQTRSDASRHQGEFRAIVDGVNRTLDVVVEKNDWYEAIIDAVPFPIHVTDNDMNWTFLNKPFETLLVKEGRIRDRRTALGLPCSNAAANICNTEGCGIKQLHRGVPESYFDWCGSGCKQDTSYLLNRKGEKIGYVEVVQDLTAIIRNRDYTKAEIERMAANLHLLSQGDLDLDFALAQPDQHTKDAHSDFTRINDSLKSVKLAMDRVITITKEIADGNLSVEVTPRSEKDELLKDLAAMVQKLSDVVLDVKQAADNVSLGSKELAENAENTSQGATEQAASAEQASCSMEEMSANIRQTADNAIQTEKIAVKSAADAQEGGKAVAETLAAMKEIAGKISIVEEIARQTNMLALNAAIEAARAGEHGKGFAVVAAEVRKLAERSQKAAGEISTLSTSSVEIAEKAETLLGEILPNIQRTAELVQEISAASKEQDGGAQQINQAIQVLDQVIQKNATVAEEMSSTAEELSSQAAQLQSTVSFFQVRDNEVLAGRAMEGAKRQSGRNAAAMTYSAPATKTTNRARTRQAANDNGVALDLDHNDFERF; from the coding sequence ATGACGAGGGAATTCGAAGCGGAGCGCGACCGCCTGGTCGAGAAGAACGACTGGTTCCGGGCCATCATCGATGCGGTTCCCTTCCCGGTGCACGTCACCGACAACGACATGAACTGGACCTTCATGAACAAGCCGTTCGAGACACTCCTGGTGCGCGAGGGGCGCATCAAGGACCGCGATTCCGCAGTCGGACTTGCCTGCAGCAACGCGGCCGCCAATATCTGTAATAACGAGGGGTGCGGCATTAGGCAGCTTCATAAGGGGGTGAACGAGAGCTTCTTCACCTGGTGCGGTTCCGAATGCAAACAGGACACAGCGTTCCTGTTGAACAGCAAAGGGGAAAAGATCGGTTTCGTCGAAACCGTGACCGATCTCACGGCCATCATCCGAAACCGCGACTATACCCAGGCCGAGGTGGAGCGCATGGCGGGGAACCTGACCAGGCTCGCACTGGGGAACCTCGATCTCGACCTCGCGGTGGCGGAGGCGGACCAGCACACCGCGGTGGCCCGCGAAAACTTCCTCAAGATCAACGACAGCCTCGCCAAGGTGAAGGACGCCGTCGGTGCCATGATCGTAGACACCGAGACGCTGGTCAACTCGGCACTTGCCGGCGACTTCCAGACCCGCTCGGACGCGTCCAGGCACCAGGGCGAGTTCCGCGCCATCGTGGACGGGGTGAATCGGACCCTGGACGTGGTGGTGGAGAAGAACGATTGGTACGAGGCCATTATCGACGCGGTCCCCTTCCCGATCCACGTCACCGACAACGACATGAACTGGACCTTCCTCAACAAACCCTTCGAGACCCTGCTGGTCAAGGAAGGACGCATCAGGGACCGGCGCACCGCCCTGGGGCTTCCCTGCAGCAACGCGGCCGCCAACATCTGCAACACCGAGGGGTGCGGCATCAAGCAGCTGCACAGGGGCGTGCCCGAGAGCTACTTCGACTGGTGCGGCTCCGGGTGCAAGCAGGACACCTCGTATCTCCTGAACCGTAAGGGAGAGAAGATAGGCTACGTCGAGGTGGTCCAGGACCTGACGGCCATCATCAGGAACCGCGACTACACCAAGGCCGAGATCGAGCGCATGGCGGCCAACCTCCACCTCCTCTCGCAGGGGGACCTGGATCTCGACTTCGCCCTCGCACAGCCGGACCAGCATACCAAGGACGCCCACTCCGACTTCACGCGCATCAACGACAGCCTGAAGAGCGTGAAGCTCGCCATGGATCGCGTCATCACCATCACCAAGGAGATCGCCGACGGCAACCTGAGCGTCGAGGTCACCCCGCGCTCGGAGAAGGACGAACTGCTCAAGGATCTGGCGGCGATGGTGCAGAAGCTCTCGGACGTGGTACTCGACGTGAAGCAGGCGGCGGACAACGTAAGCCTTGGGAGCAAGGAACTCGCCGAGAACGCCGAGAACACCTCGCAGGGGGCTACCGAGCAGGCGGCCTCGGCGGAGCAGGCTTCCTGCTCCATGGAGGAGATGAGCGCCAACATCAGGCAGACGGCGGACAACGCGATCCAGACGGAGAAGATTGCGGTGAAGTCGGCGGCCGATGCACAGGAAGGGGGCAAGGCCGTCGCCGAGACGCTCGCCGCCATGAAGGAGATCGCAGGGAAGATCTCGATCGTTGAGGAGATCGCACGGCAGACCAACATGCTGGCGCTAAACGCGGCCATCGAGGCGGCGCGTGCCGGGGAACACGGCAAGGGGTTCGCGGTGGTCGCGGCCGAGGTGCGAAAGCTTGCCGAGCGGAGCCAGAAGGCGGCGGGCGAGATCTCTACCCTCTCCACCTCCAGTGTCGAGATCGCGGAAAAGGCTGAGACTCTTCTGGGAGAGATCCTGCCCAACATCCAGAGAACCGCGGAACTGGTCCAGGAGATCAGCGCCGCGAGCAAGGAGCAGGACGGCGGCGCCCAGCAGATCAACCAGGCGATACAGGTGCTGGACCAGGTGATCCAGAAGAACGCGACGGTTGCCGAAGAGATGTCTTCGACCGCCGAAGAGCTCTCCTCGCAGGCCGCCCAGTTGCAGAGCACCGTCTCCTTCTTCCAGGTCAGGGACAACGAGGTACTTGCCGGCCGTGCCATGGAGGGAGCGAAGCGGCAAAGCGGCCGCAATGCAGCGGCGATGACCTATTCGGCACCGGCTACCAAGACTACGAACAGGGCGCGCACCAGGCAGGCCGCCAACGACAACGGAGTGGCGCTGGACCTCGACCATAACGACTTCGAACGCTTCTAG